One Streptomyces fagopyri DNA window includes the following coding sequences:
- a CDS encoding lytic polysaccharide monooxygenase auxiliary activity family 9 protein, whose product MRIRTTRNNAKWYAAVVGLATAGTFVLSTGSAGAHGYTDQPLSRQKMCASGGTVANCGDIQWEPQSVEGPKGFPAAGPADGRICSANHTNFGQLDQPKTPSGGAWPTTRVTGGQNYSFRWQFTAVHATTDFKYYVTKPGWNQNHALTRADLNTTPFLTVPYNGQRPPSTLSHSGTLPSGLSGHHVILGVWTIADTANAFYSCADVTF is encoded by the coding sequence ATGCGCATACGGACGACCAGGAACAACGCCAAGTGGTACGCGGCCGTCGTCGGCCTCGCCACCGCGGGCACCTTCGTGCTCTCCACCGGCAGTGCCGGCGCCCATGGCTACACCGACCAGCCCCTCAGCCGGCAGAAGATGTGCGCCAGCGGCGGCACCGTCGCCAACTGCGGTGACATCCAGTGGGAACCCCAGAGCGTCGAGGGTCCCAAGGGCTTCCCGGCGGCGGGCCCCGCCGACGGCCGGATCTGTTCCGCGAACCACACCAACTTCGGCCAGCTCGACCAGCCCAAGACCCCCTCGGGCGGCGCCTGGCCCACGACCAGGGTCACCGGCGGCCAGAACTACTCCTTCCGCTGGCAGTTCACGGCCGTGCACGCGACGACCGACTTCAAGTACTACGTCACCAAGCCCGGCTGGAACCAGAACCACGCGCTGACCCGGGCCGACCTGAACACCACACCGTTCCTGACGGTGCCCTACAACGGCCAGCGCCCGCCGTCCACCCTCTCCCACTCCGGCACCCTGCCCAGCGGTCTGAGCGGGCACCACGTCATCCTCGGCGTGTGGACGATCGCCGACACCGCGAACGCGTTCTACTCGTGCGCGGACGTCACGTTCTGA
- a CDS encoding SPFH domain-containing protein produces the protein MTSTTSPTPDPEGGPDTGAIRSARLIHNEATTEIPVHLLFRDEADAVPVPLAPSAAERPPDTTVPLRARVAKGEREPSRARRLVSGRAARPVPEVDPDLVERPARVLPAVAGVLAGACGVAGCVLTTWWAGSLPSAAGHALGLPGHAGGGLGPAQLGAYAGAGALGLFGFGGLARGRTGRAWVLGLFGGYRGTVRRTGLMWINPLVIRRRADVRLRHWRSEPMSVVDGNGVALRVVVLVVWRIKDTARAVLGVEDHETYLRECVEAALSRVLTRLPADLPPSVVKDVTLRNTDAVAEALTGQVAEDTAPVGLEVFSAQPTRIEYAPEIAAVMQRHRIAALDARHRDSVLDSVVDSVEDTVTRLTLRGLVELDDYERKALVKDLTVAFCTGRGEGSS, from the coding sequence ATGACTTCGACCACTTCACCCACCCCGGATCCCGAGGGGGGTCCGGACACCGGCGCCATCCGGTCCGCCCGGCTCATCCACAACGAGGCGACCACCGAGATCCCGGTCCACCTGCTCTTCCGGGACGAGGCGGACGCGGTGCCGGTGCCGCTCGCGCCCTCCGCCGCGGAGCGGCCGCCGGACACCACCGTCCCGCTGCGGGCGCGGGTGGCGAAGGGGGAGCGTGAACCGTCACGGGCGCGCCGGCTCGTTTCGGGCCGGGCCGCGCGCCCGGTGCCGGAGGTCGATCCCGATCTGGTGGAGCGGCCCGCGCGGGTCCTGCCCGCGGTGGCGGGGGTGCTCGCCGGGGCCTGCGGGGTGGCCGGATGTGTCCTCACCACCTGGTGGGCGGGGTCGCTGCCGTCGGCCGCGGGACACGCGCTCGGGCTGCCCGGACACGCGGGTGGCGGGCTCGGGCCCGCGCAGCTGGGCGCGTACGCCGGAGCGGGCGCCCTCGGCCTGTTCGGCTTCGGCGGTCTGGCCCGCGGCCGGACCGGGCGGGCCTGGGTGCTCGGTCTCTTCGGCGGCTACCGCGGCACGGTCCGGCGCACCGGCCTGATGTGGATCAACCCGCTGGTGATCCGGCGCCGGGCCGACGTACGGCTGCGGCACTGGCGCAGCGAGCCGATGTCGGTGGTCGACGGGAACGGGGTGGCGCTGCGGGTGGTGGTGCTCGTCGTGTGGCGGATCAAGGACACCGCGCGGGCCGTGCTCGGGGTCGAGGACCATGAGACGTATCTGCGTGAGTGCGTGGAGGCGGCGCTGTCGAGGGTGCTCACGCGGCTGCCGGCGGACCTGCCGCCCTCGGTGGTCAAGGACGTGACCCTGCGCAACACCGACGCGGTCGCCGAGGCACTGACCGGGCAGGTGGCCGAGGACACGGCACCGGTCGGGCTGGAGGTGTTCTCGGCGCAGCCGACCCGGATCGAGTACGCGCCCGAGATCGCCGCCGTGATGCAGCGTCACCGGATCGCCGCCCTGGACGCCCGGCACCGCGACTCCGTGCTCGACTCCGTGGTCGACTCGGTCGAGGACACGGTGACCCGGCTGACCCTGCGCGGTCTGGTCGAGCTCGACGACTACGAACGCAAGGCACTGGTGAAGGACCTGACGGTGGCGTTCTGCACCGGGCGCGGGGAGGGCTCGTCGTGA
- a CDS encoding peptidoglycan-binding protein: protein MKTPVFEEFDPASDCDCPGCVRQRRFTTPSVPSGPVGRPAARKALVIAAAAGAVLVAVPSVPALAAAHGPARPGDPADGEPDTPQGSEAPLHGQATGPAKQGTGAPATTRAAIINRAKKWITAQVPYSMSAYWSDGYRQDCSGFVSMAWNLPGNEWTGSLDTFGVRISRDQLQPGDILLFHNPADPQNGSHVVLFGGWTDYTHTYYIAYEQTRPHTRRQSTPYAYWSNSSHYLPYRHKGVTDGAGGAAPSVPGTKAAPFPGTSAFGPGANNAYVTQLGRLLVDRGGRRFYTSGPGPRWSNADRRATQAFQLAQGWKGKGADGLPGPLTWSYLVEKKGRDIPPAAGTTSTAGTASTTGTASTTGTASTVGTASTVGTASTVSAASTPITGNTAGAGGAPAAVVPGFPGRGAFRPGAHNAYVTLLGKQLVKKGFGAYYTTGPGPDWGESDRRAVEAFQRTQGWRGGTANGYPGPETWRRVFS from the coding sequence ATGAAGACTCCGGTATTCGAGGAATTCGATCCCGCGAGTGACTGCGATTGCCCCGGATGCGTGCGTCAACGGCGTTTTACGACTCCTTCCGTGCCCTCGGGGCCGGTCGGCCGCCCGGCGGCGCGCAAGGCCCTGGTGATCGCCGCGGCGGCGGGCGCGGTCCTGGTCGCGGTCCCGTCGGTGCCCGCCCTGGCCGCCGCGCACGGACCCGCCCGGCCGGGCGACCCCGCAGATGGCGAGCCCGACACGCCGCAGGGCAGCGAGGCGCCGCTGCATGGGCAGGCCACCGGTCCGGCGAAGCAGGGGACGGGGGCCCCCGCCACCACCCGCGCGGCGATCATCAACCGGGCGAAGAAGTGGATCACCGCGCAGGTGCCGTACAGCATGAGCGCGTACTGGTCGGACGGATACCGGCAGGACTGCTCCGGATTCGTCTCGATGGCATGGAATCTTCCGGGAAACGAATGGACGGGCAGTCTCGACACGTTCGGCGTACGTATTTCCCGCGATCAGCTGCAACCCGGCGACATTCTTCTCTTCCACAATCCGGCGGATCCCCAGAACGGTTCGCACGTCGTTCTTTTCGGTGGCTGGACGGACTACACGCACACCTATTACATCGCTTACGAACAGACCCGCCCGCACACCCGCCGGCAGTCCACGCCGTACGCGTACTGGAGCAACTCGAGCCACTATCTGCCCTACCGGCACAAGGGGGTGACCGACGGCGCGGGCGGCGCGGCGCCCTCGGTACCGGGTACCAAGGCCGCCCCCTTCCCGGGCACGTCCGCCTTCGGCCCCGGTGCGAACAACGCGTACGTCACCCAGCTGGGCCGGCTCCTGGTGGACCGGGGCGGGCGCCGCTTCTACACCTCGGGGCCGGGGCCGCGCTGGTCGAACGCGGACCGGCGGGCCACCCAGGCGTTCCAGCTCGCCCAGGGCTGGAAGGGGAAGGGCGCGGACGGGCTGCCGGGTCCGCTGACCTGGTCGTACCTGGTGGAGAAGAAGGGCAGGGACATTCCACCGGCGGCGGGGACGACGAGCACGGCGGGCACGGCGAGCACGACGGGCACGGCGAGCACGACGGGCACGGCGAGCACCGTGGGGACGGCGAGCACCGTGGGGACGGCGAGCACGGTGAGCGCCGCGAGCACTCCGATCACAGGGAACACCGCGGGGGCCGGTGGGGCGCCGGCCGCTGTCGTTCCCGGCTTTCCCGGGCGGGGGGCGTTCCGGCCGGGTGCGCACAACGCGTACGTCACCCTGCTCGGGAAGCAGCTGGTCAAGAAGGGTTTCGGCGCCTACTACACGACGGGCCCCGGGCCGGACTGGGGCGAGTCGGACCGGCGCGCCGTCGAGGCCTTCCAGCGAACGCAGGGCTGGCGGGGCGGTACGGCGAACGGCTATCCGGGTCCGGAGACCTGGCGGCGGGTCTTCTCGTGA
- a CDS encoding glycosyltransferase family 2 protein: MTSTPTGARQDFDASGTTRPRVPSQRTGDPGGIKKTLPRYDYEHYSRLAGPLTRPDPSKPYKVRYRSLLSQEPHRLRAALMLGAAPLLSLVLLGWLLQPEHWTERDYPAHDFLPALDTVMLVSIGLIEFFRCMNVLSNAHATLVARDPIPVVPETGTRVAFLTSFVPGKEPLAMVTRTLEAAVRLRHRGLLHIWLLDEGDDPEVKEVCERLGVHHFSRKGVAKWNQAKGPHRARTKHGNYNAWLEAHGDAYDFFASVDTDHVPLPNYLERMLGFFRDPDIGFVIGPQVYGNYDNPITKAAESQQFLFHALIQRAGNRYGAPMFVGTSNAVRIRALKQIGGLYDSITEDMATGFEMHRHRNPATGRKWRSVYTPDVLAVGEGPNAWTDFFTQQLRWSRGTYETILKQYWKGFYSLPPSKLFNYTMMIIFYPMSALNWILAALSCALFLGLGASGVNIDPTVWLMLYGNASALQIGLYLWNRRHNVSPHEPEGSGGVAGMIMSALSAPVYARSLMDAVLRRGSRFVVTPKGDSASPDTLFGTFRIHLFFILVFAGSIVAGPLLGHSHPAMITWACFALLITASPILAWQWTLRRTGKNPPAPPGETAPPPARSSVPRPEQHAPGHEPRHEPGRAAARGDNDDGSGSGSGSGSGSEQTLRISLGGREK; encoded by the coding sequence ATGACGTCGACGCCGACAGGCGCCCGACAGGACTTCGACGCGTCCGGGACGACCCGGCCCAGAGTGCCGTCGCAACGGACCGGTGACCCCGGGGGGATCAAGAAGACTCTGCCGAGATACGACTACGAGCACTACAGCAGGCTCGCGGGCCCTCTCACGCGTCCCGATCCGAGCAAGCCGTACAAGGTGCGGTACCGCTCCCTGCTGTCCCAGGAGCCGCACCGGCTGCGGGCCGCCCTCATGCTGGGCGCGGCGCCACTGCTCTCGCTGGTCCTGCTCGGCTGGCTGCTCCAGCCGGAGCACTGGACCGAACGCGACTACCCGGCCCACGACTTCCTGCCGGCGCTCGACACGGTGATGCTCGTCTCGATCGGCCTGATCGAGTTCTTCCGCTGCATGAACGTACTCTCGAACGCGCACGCGACCCTGGTCGCCCGCGACCCGATCCCGGTGGTACCCGAGACCGGCACCCGAGTGGCCTTCCTCACCTCCTTCGTGCCCGGCAAGGAACCGCTCGCCATGGTGACGAGGACCCTGGAGGCGGCCGTCCGGCTGCGCCACCGGGGCCTTCTGCACATCTGGCTCCTCGACGAGGGCGACGACCCCGAGGTGAAGGAGGTCTGCGAGCGCCTCGGTGTGCACCACTTCTCCCGCAAGGGCGTCGCGAAGTGGAACCAGGCCAAGGGGCCGCACCGCGCCAGGACCAAGCACGGCAACTACAACGCCTGGCTGGAGGCGCACGGCGACGCGTACGACTTCTTCGCCTCCGTCGACACCGACCACGTGCCGCTGCCCAACTATCTGGAGCGGATGCTCGGCTTCTTCCGCGACCCGGACATCGGCTTCGTGATCGGCCCGCAGGTGTACGGCAACTACGACAACCCCATCACCAAGGCCGCCGAGTCCCAGCAGTTCCTCTTCCACGCGCTGATCCAGCGGGCCGGCAACCGCTACGGCGCGCCGATGTTCGTGGGCACCTCCAACGCCGTACGCATCAGGGCGCTGAAGCAGATCGGCGGTCTGTACGACTCGATCACCGAGGACATGGCGACCGGGTTCGAGATGCACCGCCACCGGAACCCGGCCACGGGACGCAAGTGGCGCTCGGTGTACACGCCGGACGTGCTCGCGGTCGGCGAGGGCCCCAACGCCTGGACGGACTTCTTCACCCAGCAGCTGCGCTGGTCGCGGGGCACGTACGAGACGATCCTGAAGCAGTACTGGAAGGGCTTCTACTCGCTGCCGCCCAGCAAGCTCTTCAACTACACCATGATGATCATCTTCTACCCGATGTCGGCCCTCAACTGGATTCTCGCGGCGCTGAGTTGCGCGCTGTTCCTCGGCCTGGGCGCCTCGGGCGTGAACATCGACCCGACGGTGTGGCTGATGCTGTACGGCAACGCCTCCGCGCTGCAGATCGGTCTGTACCTGTGGAACCGCCGGCACAACGTCTCCCCGCACGAGCCCGAGGGCTCCGGCGGTGTGGCGGGCATGATCATGTCGGCGCTCTCGGCGCCGGTCTACGCCCGCTCGCTGATGGACGCCGTGCTGCGCCGCGGGAGCAGGTTCGTGGTGACCCCCAAGGGTGATTCGGCGAGCCCGGACACACTGTTCGGGACCTTCCGCATCCACCTGTTCTTCATCCTGGTCTTCGCCGGCTCGATCGTCGCCGGACCCCTGCTCGGGCACTCCCACCCCGCGATGATCACCTGGGCCTGCTTCGCCCTGCTGATCACCGCCTCGCCGATCCTCGCCTGGCAGTGGACTCTGCGCCGGACCGGGAAGAACCCCCCGGCCCCGCCCGGAGAGACCGCTCCCCCGCCCGCGCGGTCCTCCGTGCCCCGGCCGGAGCAGCACGCGCCGGGGCACGAGCCGCGGCACGAGCCCGGCCGGGCGGCGGCGCGCGGCGACAACGACGACGGCAGCGGCAGCGGCAGCGGCAGCGGCAGCGGCAGCGAACAGACCCTGCGGATTTCCCTTGGGGGACGCGAGAAATGA
- a CDS encoding DUF3592 domain-containing protein, whose amino-acid sequence MDVLVCVFYVVPALIMAGATLTAVTVVHRSRAMGRAWNSGLTAEARCLRSYTTISGGGDTSVSTTLHHVYEFTTRDGRTIRVEESNGPATVVEGDIVTVHYTAERPQRATAHAPQRGLLAAGTVFVVVFCAVVVLICAGFIVGFHEFSSAWDSAWKAQGWSEATGLPF is encoded by the coding sequence ATGGACGTCCTTGTCTGCGTCTTCTACGTCGTGCCCGCGCTGATCATGGCCGGGGCGACCCTCACGGCGGTCACGGTGGTGCACCGGTCGCGGGCCATGGGCCGGGCGTGGAACAGCGGGCTGACCGCGGAGGCGCGCTGTCTGCGCTCGTACACGACGATCAGTGGCGGCGGTGACACCTCCGTGTCCACGACGCTGCACCATGTGTACGAGTTCACGACGCGCGACGGCCGCACGATCCGTGTCGAGGAGTCGAACGGTCCGGCGACGGTCGTCGAGGGCGACATCGTGACCGTCCACTACACCGCCGAGCGTCCACAGCGGGCCACGGCCCACGCGCCGCAACGGGGACTGCTCGCGGCGGGCACGGTCTTCGTCGTGGTCTTCTGCGCGGTGGTCGTCCTCATCTGCGCCGGCTTCATCGTGGGCTTCCACGAGTTCTCGTCGGCGTGGGACTCGGCCTGGAAGGCGCAGGGGTGGTCCGAGGCCACGGGACTCCCTTTCTGA